Below is a window of Cygnus atratus isolate AKBS03 ecotype Queensland, Australia chromosome 3, CAtr_DNAZoo_HiC_assembly, whole genome shotgun sequence DNA.
ATCACCCGACTTCCAGGACTTTTCAACTATGATGGAGAGATGGCAGCTACATCAGCCatttccctcaggaccctgggattcatgtcatcgggtcccatagacttgtacctgtttagattcatcaggtggtcttgaacctgctcttcacttacagtgggtgggactttgatcccccagcctccatctacgggttcagagaaattaaagacTTGGTAAGCCCATCTACCAGTGCAGacggaggcaaagaagttgttgagtacctcagccttctccatgtctgtcgtTGGCAATTACTCAGATATAGAAACtcctaatataagaaattagccaCCTATAATCACTTCCACACTactattttcacccctcagtctattttcacaaatgttaaaggCGCGTGGTGGCCCTCGgggactcctcctgtcaccccagTGCAGCAGCCTGAAGGAAGCTGGGTCCTCTCTTGCGCTATTCctcgaggctctgtgcagaaaggATGCCACCTCTCgcacaagggctgggggatgggaaGGAAGCAttcacacaacccctgagaatcgGCAACAGAGTTCTTTATTGCCGGGACATCTTGCAGAGAAGCCCGTGGGATGTCcatggtgtttggtggctccaaactaatgcttgggatggagcctgAGCGATGAGTAGGGGGCTTGCCCAGCACTCCTGCGATGCTGTTGGTGGGCCCGGATGGCAGAGAGCGAAGACATGCTGGGGTAGTCACAGGTCTGATCTGGccgaggtggatccacttccattgGATCCTCCACATCAGCTGGTGGATCCACCTGCATGGGCTTCACAGTGTTTGGCAGAAGGATAAGCCACTCCTTGCCCGGGACTGCCCAAATGGGATGCCTTCCGTCAGgaatgttttcaggccagggtgccaAACCAGGGGCTCGTCCACTTCCACCCCTAGGTCCCATTCCACTGTCCGGCTCATTCCCATTTGTGGGTTTGATGCTGCCGTCTGGTTTACAGCCACGGCTGGGTCCTACATTGTGTTCCAGACTATGGGCACGCCTCTGCTCCACCTGGCTGTCCGGCTGACACTCCCGCCTTCGCCCCACACCACCACTGTGCCACTGggaaggcccaggccccctgtcgcTGTATGGCTGAGGGGGCGGCCTGTTCCCCGCTCCCAGTGGTACCACCTGTAAGTGTCTGTGGGCTGCGCGCCAGAGGTCCCTTGGGCACCGGTGTCAGTTGTGCCGCAGGCGCTATCCCTCTGCCCATGACACTTCTTCTCATTAGGTGCATTCCTTCTCGGTGTTTCCTTGGACTGCATCGCTGTCCTCTCACACCGAGGAGGCCTGCCTCTCGCCTTCCTGCTTCTGGACTTCTTTCTGCTGCACAAGCTGGCTGTCAGAGTGCCTAGAAGCTCAGCGAAtgctgggccagctgcaggggtcctgttttatagggcccggAGCAAGGgcagggcagtggtggccactgtgacctcagcaagcctctgtgatggagtggcccacgCGTGGCCAAAggcggctgtgttgggagcggcctggaagatgccctcacgtggaagaaggaggagggttgggAGGGCTGAGGgtcccttttctggggctggctcccccggGCCATTTgacttgccagagagaaaggctgcccctcggccacagggactgccctccacctcccatcctgtttcctgggtttatttttaacactgttttttaggtaatttcattctattctttatggaaaagaacagaagcaaggtgcatcttcagcGCTAATTCCCACGTGCGCTTTGTGCTCTGAGTAAAGAATCTCTTCCTCACatcacatctaatctaaacctcccctccatttgttcaaagccattattccttgttccgtcgctacactccctgacagagtccctttccagctttcttttaggcCACTTTTATGGGTTAGGTTAGGTGGCAAAACTGCAGGACCTTGCAAATTGCAGCCTTATCTACCTTGTTCCACATGTTCCATATGActttttccagctcaggctctaGCCTCTGATCAGtgtaacatagaatcatagaaacattagggttggaaaagacctccaagatcatctggtccaatcatcaCCCTACTatcaatgtcacccactaaaccatgtccctaagcacaacatccaacctttccttgaacactcccaggaatggtgatgccaccacttccctggggaacctgttccaatcatggaatcatagaaacacaaggttggaaaggatctACAAGATCTTCTCATCCAACtgtcctcctatcaccaatactacccactaagccATTAAATCGTATCAATGCgtgactactctttctgagaagaaatttctcctgatttctaacctaaacctcccctggtgcaacttgaggccattccctctagtcctatcacaacccacagctccccacaacttcctttcaggtagctctagagagcaataaggtctcccctgagcctccccttctccagattaaacaaccccagttccctcaaccgCTCCTCACatgacttgtgttccaggcccttcaccagcttcatagcccttctctggacaagctccagggcctcgatgtccttgtagtgtggggcccagagctgaacacagcactcaaggtgtGGCgtcaccagagctgagtacaggggaaaatatatatggatacacacacacacactctttaTATGCATTATACACATGTagtatatatatgtacgtaTAATttttatgtgtgcatatatatatatataaaactctTCATGTTAAAGTCTTGTGTTGGATAGGCTTGTAACATGGCAGTCTCACAGACCCTGTCCAGTACAGGGATGACAGGTTGATAACACATATTTTTGCACTCCATGGTGTTCAAAATCTTTTGATTTTGACAAGGAAGATATTGTTTGTCAAGTTCTTTGTTCAAATCTCTTTTATGCCAACTTTTGGAAACTTTCATTCAAGCTGGGGGAGCTCAAGTGTTAGCAAGAGAGTGCTCTAGCAAATTGCTAAGTTGCATTATCCTGTCTCATGACTGTACAAATTTGTTTGTCTCACTACCTGAATAGTCCTGATTGACAGCTACCTTAGCTCTTGACATACTGCTGAACAAGTAAATGATACggaactggaaaaaacaaacaaacaaacaaacaagcaaacaacttTCTTAGCAAATCCAACTCCACAATCATAAAGGTTAGTTAGCCCTTAATTCTAGGATGTCTTTCATGGAGCTGACCCTGAAGGGACCTTTAGTAACCAGATGAAAAGGAGCAGCATTTTGTAGCAAGAAAATCtgaccagaaaaataaataaataaataaataaaagtgatttcAGGAAAATTAGACTCTGTCTCCTTTTGAAACAAAGTATGTCTTTGCCCAGAGAAGCgctggatgccccatctctgatGGTGTTCAAtaccaggctggatggggttgtgagcaacctgttctagtgggtggcatccctgccatggcaggggagttgcaaccagatgatctttaaagatcCGTTCTAACCCAAGCCATTCGATGATTGTATGTTTCTATGAATATATGTGATACCTTACTTGGATGACTGTGTATGGGTCACTAATCTATGAAGAACATCATACTAGCACCTCCACATAAGTCCTAAAGAAGTTACCCACACTACACAGGGTTCACCAGTATCCATCATGATTTTATACATTTCAATTGatattgttattattcttttccttcttttaaacaTAACCTGGGTGCAGATGCTCTCTATTTTCAGTCATAAAAATGTAGCAAGAGTGACAACCCAAACAGCCTGGTGCTACCTCATCACTTTATTTGTGAGGACCATCCTTCAAACTGTACACTAGAAGACTTCAGAAGGTTTAAATGACTCTCAAAGTTCATCGGCAATAATTCTCACCGGAGCCATTTTATTTGCTCTGTGCTTGTTTCCTGTAGCATGAGCAATACAGCCAGCACCACATCACACTTGCTGACTTGCTTGAAATAGTCTCTACAAATGTCCAGCTGACAATTCAGatgagaaaaatctttattagGGGTCTGGTCAAAGCCCTTTCAGGGTGTCAATGAAACCTATGTAGTCTATGTAACAAATGTTTTCACAGGAAGCTCAGTCTGCCAATCActtccagatatttttcttcGGTATGCAAGCcttttgcatcatttttccACTTTATGCCATTGGCTTAGCTgcttaatttttgcttttttaggagcgggtggttttttttgggggtagGAAGCTATAGAGATGCCACTAGCTGCTATGGTGGTGGGAGTGCACAGTCTGATTCCTGGCAAAAGGCGGCAAAAGGCACTCTGGTAGCCAGAGCTTCACTCAGTAATCCTGGATCAATGCTTGTTGTGCATGGGCTAACCTTCTCTGattactttaaaatgattaattggTTAGCTTTAAAAATTGACATGATTATagataatttttcttctgtaaagaacAAGCCATATTGTATTGCTAATAATAAGATTGgatttaaaaatgtacacaaTTGTGGGTGGTTTCCTTACATTTTGTTCACACTTTTGATCTGATGCCTCACTCAAAAGCTTCCCTGAGAAGACTGTGAGGTTTAAGCCATTGCTAGTTGCAATGCAGGCATGTCTGGacaaatataaaactattttcatgGAAACAAAGACAGACTTTGCTGTTTTGATGCTGATTATTGGGATGGGTTTCCACTGGGGTATCCACTTGACTGTCACACTGTGCAGCAAGTTCATGCTCTTCTGTTTCCCCTAAAGGGCTGCTTCAATGATTTTGATTTGCTGCTACAGCTTTAGCAACAGAAAGTGAAAGCACTTTGGGCTTTTATAAGCTGTGGGATGTCAAAAacacctctttttctttcctgactgAGATTTCACTATCCTTGAAACACAGGGAGACCACTGGAGCCTgcagcagaaaatggaaaagttacGCACTGCGATGGATTTTTGTATCCGCCACCAGAAGATTCTGGGTTACAGCATTGTGTCCCTGCTGACAGCTGCCAGCGAGTATATCTTCTCCTCCGTGGTCTTCAAGTGTCCTTGCAATTCCTGGAACACCTTGTATGGCTTTGTCTTCCTCTTAGTGCCGGCCTTCGTCCTCTTCTTGCTCGGCTACATGATAAACGCCAGGGTCTGGCTTTTGGTGACGGGCAGATGCTCTCCAGAGAACCGGTGTAGCTGTGACTCCTGTGGAAACTTTTGCAAAGTGCTGATGCCAGTGACAGCCAGCACCTTGGTGGCTCCCTTCACCTGGATCGCGGTGGCCCTGCTCAGTGCCAGCTTCTATGAGTGTGCAGTAAGCAGGAGCAGCTTAATCAGAAAGCTGGTGTGCAGGGACATCAAAGAGTACTGCAATGCATCGCTGGAGAAAATACCCTGTGACAAGGAGTTGTCCAAGGAGATAGGTGAATTTCACAGCCTTCAAGCCCAGTCCCAGGTAAAGCTTCTCTACTATGCTCTTCCCTGATGGACCCCAGCCCCACCATCTTCACACACACTGGTGCCTGCAGGGGACTGCAAGAGTCCTTATCTCTCACACTGTGTGACTAGCAAAAGTACACAA
It encodes the following:
- the CALHM6 gene encoding LOW QUALITY PROTEIN: calcium homeostasis modulator protein 6 (The sequence of the model RefSeq protein was modified relative to this genomic sequence to represent the inferred CDS: inserted 1 base in 1 codon) translates to MEKLRTAMDFCIRHQKILGYSIVSLLTAASEYIFSSVVFKCPCNSWNTLYGFVFLLVPAFVLFLLGYMINARVWLLVTGRCSPENRCSCDSCGNFCKVLMPVTASTLVAPFTWIAVALLSASFYECAVSRSSLIRKLVCRDIKEYCNASLEKIPCDKELSKEIGEFHSLQAQSQIVGWLLIAIIMTLALIATCSIHCRSPVSYFQLKFWKIYLKKEREVFAIKAKDHAAKLAERNVHXLFEPADPAPFWTPRNEDWQKISFPYSFNTKEQHYSMIHKYVNTNRGKASSEGDQIHDVLGFVDEAHASESGF